The following are encoded in a window of Gammaproteobacteria bacterium genomic DNA:
- a CDS encoding EAL domain-containing protein produces the protein MLSRIRLSTRIALAATVLTLSFILTVGGLSYTVTRKQLIDNQNTALENQAILYAQQVGNTLHSITSTLGTLPENALILNSLMDSLTRQTALTPFLKDFSRVNDVPVTLLMTDFEGQPVAGNRELSLEAHDWRGRVLETGKPYAAIGTDAAGDYLLVAEPIFYSRTLSPEGALLYKVMLANIQSTLPGPGDERTTMRLVYPKPGVAASPTVALSGALQGPDRLAHTEMLTLPTKLQPLWIAVEVSTDRSALARSLNRLLLLYAVIGIGMVLTVFPLARAGAHYLTRPLRELESVAQSIIRSGSLEHRFTFRGALEVEQLGRVFNRMLEQLGNAHRQLHRQAEIEVERNQALAAANATLEQEIGERKRAETALRENEERLRLALEGANQGLYDLDVRTGVAVVSPEYARMLGYEPKEFHETRAAWIERLHPDDRQPVAETYQRYVAGETPDYRTEFRQRAKTGDWIWILSLGSIVQWNDQGEPLRIIGTNTDITQRKQAETLLAKTVEELRIAEQRQRELLAVTKREQGRLRALLAAMNVGILFEDNQQRAEYLNPAFLRMWAIDETLDLVGHPLREILEHSTHRFARPDHASRYVLQVLDTHAISERCEIDLYDGRTLTQMSYPVMDSEDRLLGRLWLYEDITHERQTAQQLLYLAERDPLTGLCNRHSFQKHLEQKIATALRTGDQFAVIYFDLDEFKAINDTFGHRAGDMALVRTAGEITTQVRATEIFARLGGDEFAILSNVGTGHEVGALPTRIVDMISAIPFRFRGTNLRLTASVGIALFPEHGENVEELVAHADTAMYQAKNQGKNSWALYDPSRDSTEAIMRRLNWNSRIAQALEDRLFELHFQGVYHTKNNILSHLEVLIRMHNPDDPDHPILPGQFIRLAEKSGQVLDIDRWMLKQSIALLGQRPDLPPLAVNISGRTFDDPALPQFIQRLLTEHNVNSQRLFIELTETAAVSDVQDAQRFIEAIQQLGCGVCLDDFGSGFSTFAYMKYLNVKVLKIDGLFVRDLPNNHDNQVFIRAMVEVARGLRKTTVAECVEDAATFDMLRDLGVDLAQGYYLDRPTAEHPALAVNHTDSVGNPFEQASFNSTC, from the coding sequence GTGCTTTCCAGGATCCGCTTATCCACACGCATCGCGCTCGCGGCGACGGTCCTGACGCTTAGCTTCATCCTGACGGTTGGCGGCCTATCCTATACCGTCACCCGGAAGCAATTGATCGACAACCAGAACACCGCCCTGGAGAATCAGGCTATCTTGTATGCTCAGCAGGTTGGCAACACCTTGCACTCCATCACATCTACCCTGGGAACACTGCCCGAAAACGCACTGATCCTGAACTCGCTGATGGACAGCCTGACGCGCCAAACCGCGCTGACGCCCTTCCTCAAGGACTTTTCCCGCGTCAATGACGTGCCCGTGACCCTGCTGATGACGGATTTCGAGGGCCAGCCCGTCGCCGGAAACCGCGAATTGTCCCTCGAAGCCCACGACTGGCGGGGCCGGGTGCTGGAGACCGGCAAGCCTTATGCAGCGATCGGGACCGACGCTGCGGGCGATTATTTGCTCGTGGCCGAACCGATCTTTTATTCCCGCACGCTCTCCCCCGAGGGAGCCTTGCTCTACAAGGTCATGCTCGCCAACATCCAATCCACCCTACCAGGTCCAGGCGATGAGCGCACCACCATGCGGCTGGTCTACCCGAAGCCAGGGGTGGCCGCGTCGCCGACCGTAGCGCTATCCGGCGCTCTTCAGGGTCCCGACCGTCTGGCGCATACGGAAATGCTTACTCTGCCGACTAAGCTGCAACCCCTGTGGATTGCTGTGGAAGTGTCGACCGATCGAAGCGCCCTGGCCAGATCTTTGAACCGACTGCTTCTGCTCTATGCCGTCATCGGGATCGGCATGGTGTTGACGGTTTTTCCTCTCGCCCGGGCGGGCGCTCATTATCTGACCCGGCCTCTGCGCGAGTTGGAATCCGTCGCCCAGTCGATCATTAGGAGCGGCTCGCTGGAACACCGATTCACTTTCCGCGGAGCGCTCGAAGTCGAGCAACTTGGGCGCGTTTTCAACCGGATGCTGGAACAGCTGGGCAACGCTCATCGGCAATTACACCGCCAGGCCGAGATCGAGGTCGAGCGCAATCAGGCGCTGGCCGCGGCTAACGCGACACTCGAGCAGGAAATCGGCGAACGCAAGCGAGCCGAAACCGCGTTGCGCGAAAACGAGGAACGTTTACGGCTGGCGCTGGAGGGGGCCAACCAAGGTCTTTACGATCTGGACGTGCGGACCGGCGTGGCCGTCGTTAGCCCCGAGTACGCCCGAATGCTCGGTTATGAACCCAAAGAGTTCCATGAGACGCGCGCGGCATGGATCGAGCGGCTGCACCCGGACGATCGCCAGCCGGTGGCCGAGACTTATCAGCGTTATGTCGCCGGGGAAACTCCCGACTACCGGACGGAATTTCGCCAGCGCGCCAAGACCGGCGACTGGATTTGGATCCTTTCCCTCGGCAGCATTGTCCAGTGGAACGATCAAGGCGAACCACTACGGATCATCGGGACCAATACCGACATCACTCAGCGCAAGCAAGCCGAAACCTTGCTGGCGAAAACCGTTGAGGAACTGCGGATCGCCGAGCAGCGGCAGCGGGAATTGCTGGCGGTGACCAAGCGCGAACAGGGCCGGTTACGGGCTTTGCTGGCGGCGATGAACGTTGGCATTTTGTTCGAAGACAATCAACAACGGGCGGAATATCTCAACCCGGCCTTCCTGAGGATGTGGGCCATCGACGAAACCCTGGATTTGGTCGGGCATCCGCTGCGAGAGATCCTGGAACATTCCACTCACCGCTTCGCGCGGCCAGACCACGCCTCGCGCTACGTGCTTCAGGTGCTGGACACTCATGCAATCAGCGAGCGCTGCGAAATCGATCTCTACGATGGGCGCACTCTCACTCAAATGTCGTATCCAGTCATGGACAGCGAAGACCGCTTATTGGGACGACTGTGGCTTTACGAGGATATCACCCACGAACGCCAGACCGCCCAGCAACTGCTATATCTGGCCGAGCGCGACCCGCTAACCGGTCTGTGTAACCGGCACAGTTTCCAAAAACATCTGGAACAGAAAATCGCCACCGCATTGCGAACGGGCGATCAGTTCGCGGTGATCTACTTCGATCTGGATGAATTCAAGGCTATCAACGACACTTTCGGCCATCGAGCCGGTGATATGGCGCTGGTGCGCACAGCCGGTGAAATCACCACCCAGGTGCGCGCCACGGAAATCTTCGCGCGGCTTGGCGGCGACGAGTTCGCCATTCTCAGCAACGTCGGAACTGGACATGAGGTTGGCGCATTGCCCACGCGCATCGTGGATATGATCTCCGCGATACCGTTTCGTTTCCGCGGGACCAACCTGCGCCTGACGGCCAGCGTGGGGATTGCCCTCTTCCCCGAGCACGGCGAGAACGTGGAAGAACTGGTGGCCCACGCCGATACGGCGATGTATCAAGCGAAAAATCAGGGTAAGAACTCCTGGGCGTTGTACGACCCTAGCCGCGACTCGACCGAGGCGATAATGCGGCGCCTGAACTGGAATAGCCGGATCGCCCAGGCATTGGAAGACAGATTGTTCGAGCTGCACTTCCAGGGTGTTTATCATACTAAAAACAATATCCTCAGCCACTTGGAAGTGCTGATCCGGATGCATAATCCGGATGACCCCGATCATCCCATTCTGCCCGGTCAGTTCATTCGCCTGGCGGAAAAAAGCGGTCAGGTGCTCGACATCGACCGCTGGATGCTAAAGCAGAGCATTGCTCTGCTGGGCCAGCGCCCTGACTTGCCGCCGCTCGCCGTCAATATTTCGGGCCGCACCTTTGACGATCCGGCCTTGCCCCAGTTTATCCAGCGCCTGCTCACAGAGCATAATGTGAATTCGCAGCGGCTATTCATTGAACTCACCGAAACCGCCGCCGTTTCCGACGTCCAGGATGCGCAACGTTTTATCGAGGCCATTCAACAGCTAGGATGCGGCGTCTGTCTGGACGACTTCGGCAGCGGGTTTTCCACTTTCGCATATATGAAGTATTTGAATGTCAAAGTTTTGAAAATAGACGGCCTGTTCGTCCGCGATCTGCCCAACAACCACGACAATCAAGTATTCATCCGGGCTATGGTGGAAGTGGCGCGCGGTCTGCGAAAAACCACGGTGGCGGAATGCGTCGAGGACGCCGCCACTTTTGACATGTTGCGGGACCTGGGCGTTGACCTTGCCCAAGGCTATTATCTTGATCGGCCCACCGCTGAGCATCCCGCCCTAGCTGTCAACCACACCGATTCCGTTGGCAATCCGTTCGAGCAAGCCTCGTTCAACTCAACCTGCTAA
- a CDS encoding ABC transporter substrate-binding protein — protein MYLGFDGEFGVEQSTSAQAIERGILIAIDEINRAGGVLGGRPLRLISKDNRAVTARGVKNLKEFAKMPDLVAMFVGRFSPVVLEYVDLAHELKMIVLDPWAAADAITRNGRKPNYMFRLSLRDGLAMPAMLKHTLSKGAERVGLLLPNTSWGRSNLVSAKKYFLETPEPHMVGIEWYQWGDQTMIDKYQALRSSGAQAIVFVANDSEAVILCREMAALPPEQRLPIVSHWGVTGGNFVNLVGEDLAKLDFSVVQTFSFYKAEPEMAQRVLAVSDRLFGLSRIEQIESPVGVGHAYDLTHLAARAIDLAGTTDRQAVRDALERVTQYRGLVKYFEQPFTPDNHDALGAEDVFMATYRLNGAIVPVSPGD, from the coding sequence ATTTACTTAGGGTTCGACGGCGAATTCGGCGTCGAGCAGAGCACCTCTGCTCAAGCCATCGAGCGCGGCATTCTAATCGCCATCGACGAAATTAACCGTGCGGGCGGCGTCTTGGGTGGCCGCCCCTTGCGGCTCATCTCCAAGGACAACCGCGCGGTTACGGCGCGCGGCGTGAAAAACCTGAAGGAATTCGCCAAGATGCCTGACCTGGTGGCGATGTTCGTCGGCCGCTTCAGTCCGGTCGTGCTGGAGTATGTCGATCTGGCGCATGAACTGAAAATGATCGTTCTCGACCCGTGGGCGGCGGCGGACGCCATCACGCGCAACGGCAGAAAGCCCAATTATATGTTTCGCCTTTCGTTGCGGGATGGACTGGCGATGCCGGCGATGCTGAAGCATACGCTCAGCAAAGGCGCCGAGCGAGTTGGCCTGCTCCTGCCCAACACCTCCTGGGGCAGAAGCAACTTGGTTTCCGCCAAAAAATACTTCCTTGAGACGCCCGAACCGCACATGGTGGGAATCGAGTGGTATCAGTGGGGCGACCAGACCATGATTGACAAGTACCAGGCGCTGCGTTCGAGCGGGGCGCAAGCCATCGTGTTCGTGGCCAACGACAGCGAGGCGGTGATTCTCTGCCGCGAGATGGCCGCCTTGCCTCCGGAACAGCGACTGCCGATCGTCAGTCACTGGGGAGTCACGGGTGGGAATTTTGTCAATCTGGTGGGAGAAGATCTGGCCAAGCTGGATTTCTCAGTGGTGCAGACCTTCAGCTTCTACAAGGCGGAACCGGAGATGGCGCAACGGGTGCTGGCGGTGAGCGACCGGCTGTTCGGCCTGTCTCGCATCGAACAGATCGAATCGCCCGTCGGGGTCGGCCACGCCTACGATTTAACCCATCTGGCGGCGCGCGCCATCGACCTGGCCGGAACTACGGACCGGCAAGCGGTGCGCGACGCCCTGGAGCGAGTGACCCAATACCGTGGGCTGGTCAAGTATTTCGAGCAGCCCTTTACTCCGGACAACCACGACGCGCTCGGCGCCGAAGATGTGTTCATGGCGACCTACCGCCTCAATGGCGCTATTGTGCCCGTGTCGCCGGGAGATTGA
- a CDS encoding 4'-phosphopantetheinyl transferase superfamily protein, with the protein MPWSCYTSSLRRLLTEDTIVILSLAVDAISIGEWKELYGTLNSVEYDRVQSFHFDLDRRAYTAAHALLRHSLSAVIQADPADWRFATGAFGKPHLADPPPGCDLRFNLSHSRSRVAVALALGAEVGVDVEALDRATPLDPGIADACFAPDEAVALRAIETETLRRERFLRLWTLKEACIKATGHGLSQPLNAFSIDPDRLWISSPSLQIDRWRLAQWCIGAHQLAVAVVWPHLTPPCFIHQILAK; encoded by the coding sequence ATGCCGTGGTCTTGTTATACGTCGAGCCTTCGCCGGTTACTGACCGAAGACACTATTGTCATTCTCAGCCTGGCGGTCGATGCGATCTCCATCGGGGAGTGGAAGGAACTGTATGGGACGCTGAATTCTGTGGAATACGACCGCGTCCAATCCTTTCACTTCGATTTAGACCGGCGAGCCTACACAGCCGCGCACGCCCTACTCCGCCATTCGTTAAGCGCGGTGATTCAAGCCGACCCCGCTGACTGGCGTTTCGCCACGGGCGCGTTCGGCAAACCGCATCTTGCTGATCCGCCGCCAGGCTGCGACTTACGTTTTAATCTTTCGCATTCCAGAAGCCGCGTTGCGGTCGCTTTGGCGCTGGGCGCTGAAGTCGGCGTGGACGTGGAGGCTCTCGACCGCGCGACCCCGCTTGATCCGGGAATCGCTGACGCCTGTTTTGCCCCGGATGAAGCTGTGGCGCTGCGCGCTATCGAGACTGAAACCCTTCGGCGCGAGCGATTTCTGCGGCTATGGACGCTCAAGGAAGCGTGTATCAAGGCAACTGGTCACGGTTTGTCACAGCCCCTTAATGCATTCAGTATCGATCCTGACCGGTTGTGGATCAGCTCACCGTCCCTTCAAATCGACCGCTGGCGTCTTGCTCAGTGGTGCATCGGAGCGCATCAGTTAGCGGTAGCGGTTGTTTGGCCGCATTTAACGCCGCCATGCTTCATTCACCAGATTCTCGCAAAATAA
- a CDS encoding AarF/ABC1/UbiB kinase family protein translates to MLDEEWIPTPLLWKEERPTVEIVELPKEPRFASLRVLSRFAHFLLIRWWLRLIRRYDKDASAVRLRRVFESLGGLWIKLGQLLSLRTDIFSEAICRELSKLQYRAQGFPTRWVYETLHAELGEDLGLIFESFEELPLAAASVSQVHLAMLRDPHIQVAVKVCRPNADISFMRDLRNIGRLIRMLEFFNVAPHIRWRDAYWELEQMVQEELDLRYEASNTQRMRKVLRGHDIYAPRVFLDYSTSRVLVTEYVAGVLMSDFIHIGQINPQRLIRWCHANEVNPRKVGRRLFLTAMRQLFEDNLFHADIHPGNILLLRDSRFALIDFGTIGRSEKSFLSNYVSSLRALAENDYVKAADYTLRLAINPPAASQLNALRAELVRSYRYWEGRTHLHGLDYHERSLASAGSDSGRIMFKYQVQLTWAFMRISRTWSTLDASLSFLMPKANHMRLFQIYFREAAERRSNIRKIIPNMMRGIKNLSTTIEEYDNVISPMLRWQAINMTALINKSERLAHFGTAVFSMVRMVLVLVSLFGLYTFLYLYHSDKLITTYPLLNNFAEGFRNVFNYDDWIIMLFFAVVIIGYLRKIIKTLTKPY, encoded by the coding sequence ATGTTAGATGAAGAATGGATACCGACCCCGCTACTTTGGAAAGAAGAGCGCCCAACGGTTGAGATCGTCGAACTGCCGAAGGAACCGCGTTTTGCCTCGCTGCGGGTGCTGAGCCGCTTTGCGCATTTCCTCTTGATCAGATGGTGGCTGCGTCTGATTCGTCGTTATGATAAGGATGCGTCGGCGGTGCGTCTGCGCCGGGTGTTTGAAAGTCTGGGCGGTTTATGGATCAAGCTCGGACAGCTTTTATCGTTGCGCACCGATATTTTTTCCGAAGCGATCTGCCGTGAATTGTCAAAACTGCAATACCGGGCGCAGGGTTTTCCAACCCGGTGGGTTTACGAGACGCTTCATGCTGAACTGGGCGAGGATTTAGGGCTGATTTTTGAAAGCTTCGAGGAGTTGCCGCTGGCGGCTGCGTCGGTCAGCCAGGTGCATCTGGCCATGCTGCGCGACCCCCATATCCAGGTGGCGGTCAAGGTTTGCCGACCGAACGCCGACATTTCCTTTATGCGGGATTTGCGGAATATCGGACGGCTGATCCGCATGCTCGAATTCTTCAATGTCGCGCCGCATATCCGCTGGCGTGACGCCTACTGGGAACTGGAGCAGATGGTGCAGGAGGAGTTGGATCTCCGCTACGAAGCCTCCAATACCCAGCGGATGCGTAAGGTTTTGCGCGGGCATGATATTTATGCTCCCCGGGTTTTTCTTGATTATTCAACAAGCCGGGTATTGGTCACCGAGTATGTAGCGGGCGTACTAATGTCGGATTTTATCCACATCGGACAAATCAATCCGCAACGCTTGATCCGCTGGTGCCATGCAAACGAAGTGAATCCGCGCAAGGTCGGACGCCGGTTGTTTCTGACCGCCATGCGCCAATTGTTCGAAGATAATTTGTTCCATGCCGACATTCATCCGGGCAATATTTTATTGCTGCGCGACAGCCGATTTGCGCTGATTGATTTTGGCACGATTGGCCGATCTGAAAAAAGCTTTCTCAGCAATTATGTTTCCAGTCTCCGCGCACTGGCTGAAAATGATTATGTGAAGGCCGCGGATTACACCCTGCGCCTGGCTATCAATCCGCCCGCGGCGTCGCAATTAAACGCATTACGCGCTGAACTGGTGCGTTCCTACCGCTATTGGGAAGGGCGAACGCATCTGCATGGGCTGGATTATCATGAACGGTCTCTCGCGTCAGCGGGCAGCGACTCCGGACGCATCATGTTCAAATATCAGGTACAGCTCACCTGGGCTTTTATGCGCATCAGCCGAACGTGGTCAACGCTGGATGCTTCCTTAAGCTTTCTGATGCCCAAGGCGAATCACATGCGGCTGTTCCAGATTTATTTCCGCGAAGCTGCGGAACGACGCAGCAACATTCGCAAAATAATTCCAAATATGATGCGCGGCATTAAGAACTTATCGACCACCATTGAGGAATATGACAACGTCATTAGCCCAATGCTGCGCTGGCAGGCGATTAATATGACCGCATTGATCAATAAATCCGAACGATTGGCCCATTTCGGTACGGCAGTGTTTAGCATGGTGCGAATGGTGCTGGTTTTAGTAAGTTTGTTTGGCCTTTACACTTTTCTTTATCTTTACCATTCGGATAAGTTGATTACCACCTATCCGTTACTGAACAATTTCGCCGAAGGATTCCGCAATGTCTTTAACTATGATGATTGGATTATCATGCTGTTTTTTGCGGTGGTGATTATCGGCTATCTGCGCAAGATTATTAAGACATTAACTAAACCTTACTGA